The Quercus robur chromosome 7, dhQueRobu3.1, whole genome shotgun sequence genome has a segment encoding these proteins:
- the LOC126692416 gene encoding uncharacterized protein LOC126692416 isoform X1 yields MEDWEDEQIPPIPTKEQPKNNWDDEDVDDDGVKESWEDEDEPTPAPETKPPVEKAPKKVKAAEKKGKTVEVVKEEPLDPVAEKLRQQRLVEEADYKSTKELFGERGDEKTLDNFIPKSESDFLEYAELVSNKLRPFEKSYHYITLLKAVMRLSMTTLKAADAKDVASSVSAIANEKLKAEKEANAGKKKGPKKKQLHVDKPDDDIAVTSYDALDDYDFM; encoded by the exons ATGGAGGACTGGG AGGATGAGCAGATTCCACCTATCCCTACAAAGGAGCAGCCTAAAAATAACTGGGATGATGAAGATGTGGACGATGATGGTGTGAAGGAATCATGGGAGGATGAAGATGAACCTACACCG GCACCTGAAACTAAACCTCCAGTTGAAAAGGCTCCAAAGAAAGTGAAAGCTGctgaaaagaaaggaaaaactgTGGAAGTAGTAAAAGAAGAGCCACTAGATCCTGTAGCTGAGAAACTTCGCCAACAACG GCTGGTGGAAGAAGCAGATTATAAATCTACTAAAGAACTATTTGGTGAGAGAGGAGATGAGAAGACTCTTGATAATTTTATTCCCAAATCAGAAAGTGATTTCTTGGAATATGCCGAGCTCGTATCAAATAAGCTGCGACCATTTGAG AAAAGTTACCATTATATTACCTTACTCAAGGCTGTAATGAGACTGTCAATGACTACTTTGAAAGCAGCAGATGCAAAAGATGTTGCATCTTCTGTCTCGGCAATTGCAAATGAAAAGCTAAAAGCAGAAAAGGAAGCAAATGCTGGTAAAAAGAAAG GCCCTAAGAAAAAGCAGCTCCATGTTGACAAGCCAGACGATGATATTGCCGTTACTTCCTATGATGCTCTTGATGACTATGATTTCATGTGA
- the LOC126692416 gene encoding uncharacterized protein LOC126692416 isoform X2 gives MEDWEDEQIPPIPTKEQPKNNWDDEDVDDDGVKESWEDEDEPTPAPETKPPVEKAPKKVKAAEKKGKTVEVVKEEPLDPVAEKLRQQRLVEEADYKSTKELFGERGDEKTLDNFIPKSESDFLEYAELVSNKLRPFEKSYHYITLLKAVMRLSMTTLKAADAKDVASSVSAIANEKLKAEKEANAGKKKGGVLNCSVMRNLSITYQLVFLNCFSLPCRP, from the exons ATGGAGGACTGGG AGGATGAGCAGATTCCACCTATCCCTACAAAGGAGCAGCCTAAAAATAACTGGGATGATGAAGATGTGGACGATGATGGTGTGAAGGAATCATGGGAGGATGAAGATGAACCTACACCG GCACCTGAAACTAAACCTCCAGTTGAAAAGGCTCCAAAGAAAGTGAAAGCTGctgaaaagaaaggaaaaactgTGGAAGTAGTAAAAGAAGAGCCACTAGATCCTGTAGCTGAGAAACTTCGCCAACAACG GCTGGTGGAAGAAGCAGATTATAAATCTACTAAAGAACTATTTGGTGAGAGAGGAGATGAGAAGACTCTTGATAATTTTATTCCCAAATCAGAAAGTGATTTCTTGGAATATGCCGAGCTCGTATCAAATAAGCTGCGACCATTTGAG AAAAGTTACCATTATATTACCTTACTCAAGGCTGTAATGAGACTGTCAATGACTACTTTGAAAGCAGCAGATGCAAAAGATGTTGCATCTTCTGTCTCGGCAATTGCAAATGAAAAGCTAAAAGCAGAAAAGGAAGCAAATGCTGGTAAAAAGAAAG GTGGTGTCCTCAATTGTTCTGTAATGAGGAATTTATCAATAACTTATCAATTGGTGTTTCTCAATTGTTTTTCCTTGCCTTGCAGGCCCTAA
- the LOC126692417 gene encoding transcription termination factor MTERF4, chloroplastic-like: MTVRSYAGITKPGFWLVHSELPVLTLLKPKLTSLSILKVLGDHKRGIGLITKCQYSVADRTFASGSVGSSKSKPDAVRLGRKQGGSSSLYSRPSLSEMRNEKAANRARVYEFLRGIGIVPDELDGLELPVTAEVMRERVDFLHTLGLTIEDINNYPLVLGCSVKKNMIPVLDYLGKLGVRKSTFTEFLRRYPQVLHASVVVDLAPVVKYLQGMDIKPTDIPRVLERYPEVLGFKLEGTMSTSVAYLVGIGVARREIGGVLTRYPEILGMRVGRVIKPFVEYLESLGIPRLAVARLIEKRPHILGFGLKERVKPNVEFLLEFHVRKTLLPSVVAQYPEIIGLDLKPKLLSQQSLFNSIIDIGPEDFGRVVEKMPQVISLSKAPVIKHVDFLKNCGFSLQQVRKMVVGCPQLLALNLDIMKLNFDYFQMVMKRPLDDLVIFPAFFTYGLESTIKPRHRIIAKKGLKCSLAWLLNCSDNKFEERLSYDTIDMEEMETEPSFDMNTLMEPRSSESASDYDEDSDDDYV, encoded by the coding sequence ATGACGGTTAGAAGCTATGCTGGCATCACAAAACCTGGTTTTTGGCTTGTACATTCAGAGTTACCTGTTCTTACTCTCCTTAAACCCAAGTTAACTTCCTTATCAATTCTAAAGGTACTGGGTGACCACAAGAGAGGAATAGGGTTAATTACAAAATGTCAGTACTCTGTAGCTGATAGAACATTTGCATCGGGTTCTGTGGGTTCATCAAAGTCCAAGCCAGATGCTGTTCGTTTGGGTCGGAAACAAGGAGGTTCCTCATCCCTATATAGTCGTCCTAGTTTATCAGAAATGAGGAATGAGAAAGCAGCAAATCGTGCCAGGGTTTATGAGTTCTTGAGGGGAATTGGCATCGTTCCTGATGAGCTTGATGGTTTGGAGCTTCCTGTGACAGCTGAGGTTATGAGGGAGCGTGTGGATTTTCTTCACACATTAGGGCTTACAATTGAAGACATTAACAACTATCCACTTGTTCTTGGCTGCAgtgtaaagaaaaatatgattccTGTTCTCGATTATCTTGGAAAATTGGGAGTTAGGAAATCCACTTTCACTGAGTTCTTGAGAAGATATCCACAAGTTCTCCATGCTAGTGTTGTTGTTGACCTTGCTCCGGTGGTCAAGTATCTTCAAGGAATGGATATCAAGCCCACTGATATTCCTCGGGTTCTTGAGAGATATCCAGAAGTGTTGGGATTCAAGCTTGAGGGGACCATGAGTACATCAGTGGCATATTTGGTTGGAATTGGGGTGGCAAGAAGAGAAATTGGAGGGGTATTAACTAGATACCCTGAGATTTTAGGCATGCGTGTAGGCAGGGTGATCAAACCTTTTGTGGAGTACCTGGAGAGCTTGGGCATTCCAAGATTGGCTGTGGCTAGACTGATAGAGAAGCGGCCTCACATCCTGGGCTTTGGATTGAAAGAGAGGGTAAAACCCAATGTTGAATTTCTTTTGGAGTTTCATGTTAGAAAAACATTACTTCCTTCTGTAGTAGCACAGTATCCTGAGATTATAGGACTTGACTTGAAGCCAAAGCTTCTCAGTCAACAGAGTTTGTTTAATTCAATTATTGATATTGGTCCTGAGGATTTTGGCAGAGTTGTTGAGAAGATGCCACAGGTTATTAGCCTCAGTAAAGCACCTGTGATAAAGCATGTGGATTTTCTAAAGAATTGTGGATTCTCCTTGCAACAAGTGAGGAAGATGGTCGTGGGGTGTCCCCAATTGCTTGCTTTGAATCTCGACATTATGAAACTTAACTTTGATTACTTCCAAATGGTGATGAAAAGGCCTTTGGATGACTTGGTTATTTTCCCTGCATTCTTTACTTATGGCCTGGAGTCTACCATAAAACCAAGGCATAGGATAATTGCCAAGAAGGGCTTAAAGTGTTCTCTTGCATGGCTTCTTAATTGCTCTGATAACAAGTTTGAGGAGCGGTTGAGCTATGATACTATTGACATGGAGGAGATGGAAACTGAGCCATCATTTGACATGAATACACTAATGGAACCAAGGAGCAGTGAGTCAGCTTCTGATTATGATGAGGACAGTGATGATGATTATGTATAA
- the LOC126692415 gene encoding uncharacterized protein LOC126692415: MALSASDLPAMYSLLANSMSGDENVRKPAESALSQSESRPGFCSCLMEVITAKDLASQVDIRLLASVYFKNSINRYWRNRRDSSGISNEEKIHLRQKLLSHLREENYQIALMLAVLISKIARIDYPKEWPELFSVLAQQLQSADVLTSHRIFMIIFRSLKELSTKRLISDQRSFAEISSHFFDYSWHIWQRDVQSILHGFSTLSQSYNSNDPNQHHDELYLQCERWLLCLKIIRQLIISGFPSDAKQVQEVRPVKEVSPVLLNAIQSFLPYYSSFQKVHPKFWDFTKRACTKLMKVLVAIQGRHPYSFGDKCVLLPVLDFCLNKITDPGTDLLSFEQFLIQCMVMVKCILECKEYKPSLSGRVMDENQITQEQIKKNISNAVGGVLTSLLPNERIVLLCNVLIRRYFVLTASDLEELYQNPESFHHEQDMVQWTEKLRPCAEALYIVLFENHSQLLGPVVVSLLQEAMKGCPTSVTEITPGLLLKDAAYGAAAYVYYELSNYLSFKDWYNGALSPELSNDHPNMHIIHRKVALILGQWVSEVKDDTKRQVYCALIKLLQEKNLSVRLAACRSLCLHVEDANFSEQEFVDLLPICWASCFKLVEEVQEFDSKVQVLNSVSVLIAHVSEVIPFAENLVQFFHKVWEESSGESLLQIQLLIALRNFVVALGGQSPICYNMLLPILQKGIDINSPDELIEDSMLLWEATLSHAPSLVPQLLACFPCLVEIMERSYEHLQVAVSIIEDYIILGGTEFLSMHASSVARILDLVVGNVTDKGILSILPVIDILIQCFPAEVPPLISSVLQKLIVMCLSGGDDYDPSKTAVKASSAAILARILVMNTNYLAQLMSEPSLLLLLQKASVPIKDNILLCLVDIWLDKVDNASSTQRKTFGSALSIILTLRLPQVLDKLDQILSVCTTVILSENNDLSEEESSGENMSSSRCHGEGTIPSKELRKRQIKYSDPINQLSLETSVRENLQTCAALHGESFNSAIGNMHPAALEQLKKALKMP; this comes from the exons ATGGCGCTCTCAGCTTCAGACCTACCGGCGATGTACTCGTTGCTCGCGAATTCAATGAGCGGCGACGAGAACGTTCGCAAGCCGGCCGAGTCGGCGCTCTCTCAGTCCGAAAGCAGACCTGGCTTTTGCTCTTGCCTCATG GAAGTGATTACTGCGAAGGATTTAGCTTCTCAGGTCGATATTCGTTTGCTGGCTTCGGTTTACTTCAAGAACAGTATCAATCGGTACTGGAGGAATCGGCGTGATTCTTC GGGAATTAGCAATGAGGAGAAAATACACCTGAGGCAAAAACTGTTGTCGCACTTGAGAGAAGAGAATTATCAG ATAGCTCTAATGTTGGCTGTGCTTATATCCAAAATTGCTCGAATTGATTACCCCAAAGAATG GCCGGAGctcttttcagttttagcaCAACAGCTTCAATCGGCAGATGTTCTTACTTCCCACCGgatttttatgattatttttcgGTCCTTAAAGGAATTGTCCACTAAACGTCTTATTTCGGACCAAAGGAGCTTTGCAGAG ATTTCATCCCATTTCTTTGATTATAGCTGGCACATTTGGCAGAGAGATGTGCAGTCCATATTGCATGgtttctctactctctctcaAAGCTATAATTCAAATGATCCAAATCAGCACCATGATGAACTTTATTTACAGTGTGAGAGATGGTTATTATGTTTAAAGATAATACGCCAGCTTATAATTTCTGGGTTTCCAAGTGATGCAAAACAAGTACAG GAGGTCCGGCCAGTCAAGGAGGTTTCTCCTGTCCTCTTGAATGCCATTCAGTCATTTCTTCCATACT ACTCATCTTTTCAGAAGGTACATCCTAAATTTTGGGACTTCACAAAGAGGGCATGTACTAAATTGATGAAGGTCTTAGTAGCAATTCAGGGCAGACATCCTTATTCATTTGGGGATAAATGTGTGCTTCTTCCTGTTCTGGATTTCtgcttaaataaaataacagaTCCTGGGACAGATTTGTTATCGTTTGAGCAATTCTTGATTCAATGTATGGTAATGGTGAAGTGCATATTGGAATGTAAAGAATACAAGCCTAGTCTCAGTGGTCGGGTGATGGATGAAAATCAGATTACACAAGAGCagataaagaaaaacatttcaAATGCTGTTGGTGGTGTATTGACTTCACTTCTGCCCAATGAACGGATAGTACTCTTATGTAATGTATTGATAAGAAG GTATTTTGTTTTAACAGCGAGTGATTTGGAGGAGTTGTACCAGAACCCGGAATCTTTTCATCATGAGCAGGACATGGTTCAGTGGACAGAAAAATTGAGGCCATGTGCTGAAGCTTTGTACATTGTACTGTTTGAAAACCATAGCCAA CTGCTTGGTCCTGTTGTGGTTTCCCTTCTTCAAGAGGCTATGAAAGGTTGCCCGACTTCAGTGACTGAAATTACTCCAGGGTTGCTTCTGAAGGACGCTGCTTATGGTGCTGCTGCTTATGTTTATTATGAACTCTCAAACTACCTGAGCTTCAAAGATTG GTATAATGGTGCACTATCCCCAGAACTCTCAAATGATCATCCAAATATGCATATCATCCATCGTAAAGTTGCACTGATATTGGGACAGTGGGTTTCCGAG GTTAAAGATGACACCAAAAGACAAGTATACTGTGCTTTAATCAAATTGTTACAAGAAAAAAACCTTTCTGTCAGG CTGGCAGCCTGTCGGTCTTTGTGCTTACATGTTGAAGATGCGAACTTTTCAGAACAAGAATTTGTTGATCTCCTACCAATATGTTGGGCTTCGTGCTTTAAGTTGGTTGAAGAAGTTCAGGAGTTTGACTCCAAG GTTCAGGTTTTGAATTCGGTCTCTGTTCTTATTGCACATGTTAGTGAAGTCATTCCATTTGCAGAAAACTTGGTGCAATTTTTTCACAAG GTTTGGGAGGAGTCTTCTGGTGAAAGCCTGCTGCAGATTCAGCTTCTTATTGCTTTGCGGAACTTTGTGGTTGCACTTGGTGGTCAATCACCCATTTGCTACAACATGCTACTGCCCATTCTGCAGAAGGGAATTGATATAAATAGCCCAGATGAACTTATAGAGGATAGCATGCTG TTATGGGAAGCCACACTTTCTCATGCCCCTTCGTTGGTGCCTCAACTATTAGCATGCTTCCCATGTCTCGTGGAAATTATGGAAAGAAGTTATGAACACTTGCAG GTTGCTGTCAGCATAATTGAGGATTACATTATTTTGGGTGGAACTGAGTTTCTAAGCATGCATGCTTCCAGTGTGGCTAGAATTCTTGATCTTGTTGTCGGAAATGTCACAGACAAAGGAATTCTCTCAATTCTTCCAGTCATTGATATTCTAATACAG TGTTTCCCTGCTGAAGTGCCTCCATTGATCAGCAGTGTTTTACAA AAATTGATTGTTATGTGTTTGAGTGGAGGAGATGACTATGATCCTTCTAAGACTGCCGTTAAAGCATCTTCTGCTGCCATCCTGGCAAGAATTTTAGTGATGAATACCAATTACCTTGCTCAATTAATGTCAGAACCATCACTTTTGTTACTGCTTCAGAAGGCGAGTGTTCCGATTAAAGACAATATACTTCTTTGTCTGGTTGACATTTGGCTTGACAAG GTAGACAATGCATCTTCCACCCAAAGGAAGACATTTGGCTCAGCCCTTTCAATCATTCTCACATTGAGACTGCCTCAAGTCCTCGATAAACTTGATCAGATTTTGAG TGTATGCACAACTGTAATATTGAGCGAAAACAATGACTTATCTGAGGAAGAGTCCAG TGGTGAAAATATGAGCTCCAGCAGGTGCCATGGGGAGGGCACCATTCCGAGTAAAGAGTTAAGAAAAAGACAG ATCAAGTATTCCGACCCAATCAACCAGTTGTCACTAGAGACCTCAGTCAGAGAGAACCTTCAAACATGTGCTGCCCTTCATGGAGAATCTTTTAATTCCGCCATTGGTAACATGCATCCAGCAGCATTAGAACAATTGAAGAAGGCATTGAAGATGCCGTAG